A genomic window from Henningerozyma blattae CBS 6284 chromosome 3, complete genome includes:
- the TPC1 gene encoding thiamine transporter TPC1 (similar to Saccharomyces cerevisiae TPC1 (YGR096W); ancestral locus Anc_3.435) yields the protein METEDDHLRKGVNVSVYKSLIAGSIAGLVSRTATAPIDMLKLRLQVIPHKTTIFSGLLTGIVRDTIKKEGFRGFWKGNVPGSALYIIYGGVEFSMYSWYNQRLNLLDLKPALHSTIVGGLTGITASIVSYPFDVLRTRFAVNHNRQFSHLKKEILSVLKNEGIIGLYRGCISSIFTISLSTSILFGCFEGIKIFCSTRLNTDKDKHGEDSRVKMSNSESTDGLTISNPSDINNNSFLYLKLLDNSAGAISGFLSKLITFPLDTVRRRIQLKDSPTLNNYFDQDIKMYLKYRGMNFYSIGKYIVKQEGPMSLYRGVTLSLCKSVPGTALSIWTYEKCMRIGRKIAQ from the coding sequence ATGGAAACTGAAGATGATCATCTAAGGAAAGGTGTTAATGTATCGGTCTATAAAAGTTTAATTGCAGGTAGTATTGCTGGATTGGTCTCTAGAACTGCTACAGCGCCAATAGATATGTTGAAATTACGATTACAAGTTATACCTCACAAGACTACAATTTTTTCAGGATTGCTTACCGGTATTGTTAGAGACACTATCAAAAAGGAAGGCTTCAGAGGATTTTGGAAAGGTAATGTTCCTGGATCAGCactttatataatatacgGCGGAGTTGAATTCAGCATGTATTCATGGTATAACCAAAGGTTGAATCTCTTGGATCTGAAGCCAGCTTTACACAGTACAATAGTTGGAGGGCTTACTGGAATTACAGCATCAATCGTATCATATCCCTTTGATGTCTTGAGAACTAGATTTGCAGTTAACCATAACCGGCAGTTTTCgcatttgaaaaaagaaatattatcgGTCCTTAAAAATGAGGGGATAATTGGATTATACAGAGGCTGTATCTCATCAATATTTACCATATCCCTCTCCACATCTATTCTTTTTGGTTGCTTTGAAGGTATTAAGATTTTCTGCAGTACCAGATTAAACACCGACAAAGATAAACATGGCGAAGACAGTAGGGTTAAAATGTCTAATAGTGAATCAACGGACGGATTAACTATCTCCAACCCATCTGatattaacaataatagtttTCTTTACTTAAAATTGTTGGACAATAGTGCAGGTGCAATTTCTGGATTTCTATCAAAATTGATTACCTTCCCATTAGATACTGTAAGAAGGAGGATTCAACTGAAAGATTCTCCAACactgaataattatttcgATCAGGACATCAAGATGTACCTGAAATATAGAGGCATGAATTTCTATTCAATCGGTAAATACATCGTAAAACAAGAGGGGCCGATGAGTCTTTATAGAGGGGTAACATTGTCATTATGTAAAAGTGTACCAGGAACGGCTTTGTCCATATGGACATATGAAAAATGTATGCGGATTGGACGAAAAATAGCACAATAG